Within Anopheles ziemanni chromosome 2, idAnoZiCoDA_A2_x.2, whole genome shotgun sequence, the genomic segment TGCAGTGCCATCACCTCGTCCTCTTCGCACTTGAACAGGGGCAACTTTTTGCCGAGCAGATGTTCGATGCGCTGGTACAGCTCCACGTCGTACTGTGTGACAAAGGTGATCGCCTGACCAGCACGACCCGCACGTGCGGTACGACCGACCCGATGGATGTAGTCCTTGCTGTGCATCGGAATGTCCAGATTGAGCACGACGTCTACGTGCGGGATGTCGAGACCACGCGAAGCCACATCGGTCGAGATGAGAATCTGGCGCGATTGCGACTTGAACTTGTTCAGTGCGGCCAACCGTTTGTTCTGCGACATCTGACCGTGCAGTGGGACGGCGGCAAGCCCGAGCGCTCGAAGCACCAGCGCCGTCCGGACGGTGTTGCTGCAGGTGCTGCAGAAGATCATGAAACTGTTGCCAGCGAGCTCGTTCAGGATATGCACCAGATAGACATCTTTGTACTTGGCTGGGATGAAAATGTAGTACTGCAGAAGCTTTTCCACCGTCTGGTACTTGCTCGATACTTCCACCTTGGCCGGATCGCGCAGACAAGCTCGCTCGAGCTTCTTCACCTTCTTCGTCATCGTGGCACTGAACAAAAACGTGCGCCTTTCCCGTGGGATCACTTTGAGGATTTTGTTCACTTCCACCTCAAAGTCCATGTTGAGGATTCGGTCCGCTTCGTCCATCACCAGGTACCTGATCGCCTTCAGGTTGAAACCCTTAGTGTTTTCCAGATGGTCAACCAACCGACCGGGCGTTGCAATGATAATGTGCGGTTTGCGTGCCAACTGTATCGCTTGTGTCACCAGATCCATCCCACCGACGACCACGCAACATTTGATCCCGATGGTGGCACCGAGGGCCTCGAACTGTTCCGAAATTTGGAACGCCAGCTCACGGGTCGGCGTGAGCACGATCGCAAAGTAACGCTGCGGATTGTCCAGTAGCGCTTGCAGGATGGGTATCGCAAAGGCACCCGTTTTTCCCGATCCAGTCTCGGCCAGCCCGATAATGTCCTTACCCTCCAGCGCGAGTGGGATGGCTTCACGCTGAATTTTCGACGGAGCCTTCCATTTTAAAGCTCGACACGCTTGGCAGATTGTGTCGATTAGTCCCTGCGAGAGAATAGGATACAAATAAGTATTCCAAttgttttcaatgaaaaattctCCTCACTTACCAAGTCTTCCCAGCTGGTCGTCTCGTCGGTACCATTAGCCTCCTCTGGGTTTTCGTTGTCGCTCCCGGTACCATTTCCCTCCGCACTGGAACCGTCGCCGTTGGCCGCGGCTTTGGCCAGTTTCTCTCGCTCCACATCGGAAAAATCGTCCACATCACTTTCTGAGCTGGACATTCTTCACAAAAATCAACTAGACAcgataaaacaaatcgaatcgCTCTGGCGCCGGACGAAACTCCGCGGCAACGTGTTTTAACTGGTTTGATGGTAAACAACGAACATAAGAGAAACGTCAAAATATTCATCGAGCAATGACAGCAATACCA encodes:
- the LOC131285008 gene encoding ATP-dependent RNA helicase DDX47, with amino-acid sequence MSSSESDVDDFSDVEREKLAKAAANGDGSSAEGNGTGSDNENPEEANGTDETTSWEDLGLIDTICQACRALKWKAPSKIQREAIPLALEGKDIIGLAETGSGKTGAFAIPILQALLDNPQRYFAIVLTPTRELAFQISEQFEALGATIGIKCCVVVGGMDLVTQAIQLARKPHIIIATPGRLVDHLENTKGFNLKAIRYLVMDEADRILNMDFEVEVNKILKVIPRERRTFLFSATMTKKVKKLERACLRDPAKVEVSSKYQTVEKLLQYYIFIPAKYKDVYLVHILNELAGNSFMIFCSTCSNTVRTALVLRALGLAAVPLHGQMSQNKRLAALNKFKSQSRQILISTDVASRGLDIPHVDVVLNLDIPMHSKDYIHRVGRTARAGRAGQAITFVTQYDVELYQRIEHLLGKKLPLFKCEEDEVMALQERVAEAQRTGRMEQRDIEERKASKGPKGKKRGGDSDDDDTEQFNGVRKRLKPGQGKGKGKGRKPRK